In Flavobacterium enshiense, the genomic stretch AAGTTCGGTTGGAACAGCGGTGTATACGGTTACACCAACAGCCAACGGATGTGTTGGTATACCAACAGAGATAGTAATAATGGTGAACCCTACACCAACAATCACCGCAACACCAGTATCAGAATCGATTTGTTCGGGCCAATCAACAGAAATTAAATTAAGCAGTAATATAGTAGGAGCAACCTACTCTTGGACGGTAACTCAAGTAGGTGTTTCAGGGGCAACTGCAGGCAGTGGAAATACTATTTCTCAGGTGCTGACTGCAACAGGAGGTGCATTAGGAACAGCTACTTATACTGTGACTCCGATGTTTAATGGTTGCTCGGGTTCACCTGTTAATGTTACGATAACCGTGACACCAGGGGCGACAATTAGTGCAACAGCAGCAGCAACGAGTATATGTTCCGGGGAGAGAGCAGTTATTAACTTGGGCAGCAATTTGCCGGGAACCATCTATAATTGGAATGTAATTCAAGCTACAGTAACAGGAGCAACCAGTGGAACAGGAACTTCTATTTCTCAAGTGTTGACGGTCACAGGTAATATACCGGGTCAGGCAACATATACTATTACACCGGTTACAAACGGCTGTCTTGGGACACCAATATCGGTAACAATTATTGTAAATCCAATCCCGGTTGTTAAGGCTAGTCCTTTAAACCAGACAGTTTGCTCAGGAACTGCTACTAATATTGTATTGACAAGTAATTTGCCAAATACCACTTTCACGTGGAATGTTATTCAAACCGGTGTATATGGTGCGGCGTCAGGAAGTGGTAACAGTATTACGCAAACCTTATCAACAGTATCGCTGGTGCAGGGAACGGTAGACTATATCATAACTCCTTATACCAACGGGTGCGGGGGGATGCCTATAACTGTATCCGTAACGGTGAATCCGATGCCGGAAGTGTTTGGGAATCCATCTGAAACAGTAATTTGTAGCGGTGATTCTGCGGAATTTTCATTATTCCCGATGATCCCAGGTACAACTTTCACTTGGACAGTAGAACAAAACGGGGTGACAGGTGCTTCAGACGGAAGTGGAAACAGTAATCCGTTACCGGTTAGTCAGATGTTAGAAACAACAGGGAATGCGCCAGGAACAGTTACTTATACCATAACTCCAATTGCAAACGGATGTATTGGTACACCTATAAGTATTACCTTTACGGTGAATCCGTTGCCACAACCACAACTTCACTATGGCTCGATTTGTGTTGATCCGAAGACAGGTTCTGTGTTGTCTAACCATACATTGGATACCGGATTGAACAATGCTGATTATGATTTTGTTTGGTTCTTCGATGGTGAGGAAATATCGGGAGCAACAAGTAGTACTTATATTGCCAATCAACAAGGGGTTTATTCGGTACTTGTATCGAATTCGCTAACAGGTTGTGTTTCTCATCCGGTAGAGGCTACGGTGACAGAATCCCATCCGGCACAAGCATTAAGTTTGCAAGTGAACGAAGCCTTCAGTAATAATCCGACCATTACTGCAATTGTAACCGGAGGCTCGGGTAATTTTGAATACCAATTAGATGGCGGAGCTTATCAGAGTTCCAACGTATTCATGGGTGTTCTTGAGGGCTTGCATCAGGTTCATGTTATTGATGCAGAAGGATGTACTGATTTAACCCAAAACATCTTCGTGATTGATTACCCTCGCTTTTTCACTCCAAACGGAGATGGTTATAACGACACGTGGAACATTTGGGATTTACAGGATCAGCCTAATGCAGAGATTTTTATTTTTGATCGTTACGGAAAGTTAATCAAACAAATTGCTTCGACAGGAGATGGTTGGGATGGAACATATAATGGACACCAATTACCATCTACTGATTATTGGTTCACTGTTAAATTTAAAGATGGTGTGAATAGGGAGGAACGTATTTTTAAAGCACATTTTTCTATGAAACGATAATCATCTGATGATCTTAATACTAAAAACCATCTCGTTATTCGTAACGAGATGGTTTTTTTTATTGCTTCAAATAAGATGATTCCAAGAAAGAAAATAGTTTGCTGAAATAGCCCTGTCCCGATAGCTATCGGGAGGAACGGTCTCGTCTTTTGGGACGAGATAGTGGACAGCAGGAATATGTCCCGATAGCTATTGGATTGCAAAAAAGCCCAAACCTCCCGATAGCTATCGGGACGCTCCTAAAAACAAGAAAGCCTCCAGTTAAACTGAAGGCTTTCTTTTTGATTAAAGCTTTTTTAGTTGTTGTAAACTTTTAATGCTTCGTTTAGTATCTGAACGGATTTTATTAAATCCTCTTTTTTAAGAACATAAGCGATTCGCACTTCGTCCAATCCAACTCCTTTTGTGGAGTAGAAACCGGCAGCCGGAGCAACCATAACCGTTTCTCCGTTGAAGTCGTATGATTCCAATAACCACTGTGCAAAATCATCCGCGTTTTTAATAGGTAATTTTGCGATACAGTAAAAGGCACCTTTTGGAGTAGCAACTTTTACACCTTCAATTTTGTTTAACTCGGCAATTAAAGTATCACGACGGTCTTTGTATTCAGTGATAACATCATCGAAATAGCTTTGTGGAGTATCTAAGGCAGCTTCACTCGCAATTTGCGCATAGGTAGGAGGGCTTAATCTCGCTTGAGCAAATTTCATAGCCGTAGCCATTACTTCTTTGTTTTTGGAAACAATACATCCGATTCGGGCTCCGCACATGCTGAAACGCTTTGAAACCGAGTCAATCATGATAGCGTGCTCTTCTAATCCCGGAACGTTCATTACGGAATGATGAGTGTATCCGTCGTAAGCAAACTCGCGGTATACTTCATCAGCAATTAGGAATAAATCATGTTTTTTAACCAGTTCGGCCAACTGCATAATTTCTTCTTTCGAGTATAAGTATCCTGTTGGGTTACCAGGGTTACAAATTAAAATCGCTTTTGTTTTTGGAGTGATCAGTTTTTCAAAATCAGCGATAGGAGGTAAGGCAAAACCTGTATCGATAGTTGAAATAACAGGGACTACATTTACACCTGATGCAGTTGAGAAACCATTATAATTTGCATAGAATGGTTCCGGTATAATGATTTCATCACCTTGATCCATAGTGCTTCCCATTGCAAAAAGCAATGCTTCGGATCCACCGGTTGTGATGATAATATCTTCTGTGTTTATAGGTAAATTTTGTTTTTGGTAATAGGCGGCAAGTTTTGTTCTGTAACTTTCAAAACCTGCTGAATGGCTGTATTCCAAAACAGTGATGTCTGCATTTTTAACAGCATTTAAAGCTACTTCCGGAGTTTTGATATCGGGTTGTCCGATATTCAAATGGTATACTTTATGACCTTTTTTTTTCGCAATTTCTGCGTAAGGAACCAATTTACGAATTGGTGATTCAGGCATTTGCTGGCCTTTTAATGATATTTTAGGCATGTGTCGTTTATTTTGAGGTACAAAGTTGCGATATTTTTCATAAACTTTAAAAAATGAATTGTTATTAATTTTTTAAAGTTTTAGGAAATTAAATATTTATGTAGTAATTTTCAGAAAAGCCTTCCTATGCGAGCGATTGTTTTTGTCTTTTTTCTGATGCTCTTTAAGAGTGTTTCCGGACAAAATGGTTTTCAGTTTGACTCCGATAAGGATATGATTGTCATTCCCTTCACTTTTGTTGACAACTTAATAATTATGCCCGTAGAGATCAACGGTACTAAATTAAACATGCTTTTGGACTCTGGTTCAGAACCATCCATAATATTTAGTTTTCCCGAAAATGACACCATTCAACTCTATAATACCAAAAAAATAAAAATTTCCGGACTGGGTAATGAGGAATTGGCTGAAGGAATTTTTTCTGATAAGAATACCGCGAATGTCAGCGGTTATATTAATAAACAATTTGATCTGCTTGTGATTTTGGATGAAAACCTTAATTTTTCATCTCGGATCGGGATTCCGGTTAATGGAGTCCTGGGGTATTCTTTCTTTAAAAATAATGTGATTGAGATTGATTATCAGAAAAAAAAAGTAACCATTTATAAGGACAGAAAAATTCTTGAGAAAAGCAGGGTTAAATCGTTTACCCAATTGCCTATAAATGTAGTTAATGACAGGGCTTACCTTAATGTTAAGGCTAAGCTGGATGGTAAAGAATTTGATTTAAAACTGTTGGTTGATACTGGATTAGGCGATGGACTTTGGTTGTTTGAGAATGGTGAAATTAAGTCTAACAGTAATTATTTTGAAGATGTTTTGGGGGAAGGTATCGGAGGTACTGTATTTGGGAAAAAATCTAGATTGGAAGAGCTTGAGTTTGCGAAATTTAAGTTTAAATCGCCTTTGGTTTCTTATCCTGATACCGCGTCTTACAAACAGCTTCAATTGGTTACCAGCAGAAACGGTTCTTTGGGAGGAGCTATGCTTAAGCGATTTACTATGATAATGGACTATTCCGGCGGCCAACTTTATTTAAAGAAAAGTAGTTATTATGACGATGCGTTTAATTATAATATGAGTGGAATCGAAGTACAACACGAGGGTATAGAATGGGTGAAAGAGGGAATGATAAGAAATTCAAAACCAAATAACACATTGAATGTAAATGATATAGTATTTGATAACAGCCACCTGAAATACAAATTTGCCTTAAAACCGGTTTACACGATTGCCTCCGTTCGTAAAGACTCTCCCGCAGAAGTGGCTGGTTTAAAGATAGGAGATAAGATTTTAAAAATCAATGGAAAGAATGTCAGTAACCTCTCCAAACAAAAAATCGACAATATGCTGCATGAAGAAGATGGTAAAAAGATAGAAATGGAAATCGAACGGAAAGGAGTTAAAAAGGAAATGAAGTTCAAACTCAAAAAGATACTATAAAAAAAGTCCCCGTTACAATGCGGGGACTTTTCATTTTTATCAGTTACACAGCTTATGATTGCGGACCAACTTTTTCTTTCTGAAGAACATTTTTCTCTTCTTTTACAATCACTTCTCCCTTAATTCTAAGGGCTACTTTACCGCCTTCGTAATTTACAGCATTGGATTCCACGGTAATTGTTTTAGAGATTTTACCAGGATTCATGTTGTATTTTACATCGATTTTTCCTGTTTTTCCAGGCATAATCGGTTCAGTTGGTTTAGTAGGGACAGTACATCCACAAGTAGATTGCACATTAGTGATAATCAATGGAGCATCGCCTGTGTTCGTAAACTCGAAAGTCCGTACCCCGTTGTCAGAATCTCTGGTAACGGTTCCGTAATCAATTGTGTTGTCTTTTGCTTTGAATTCGATTTTAGGTCCTTGTTGAGCATAAGACGCAACGCTAAACGCTAAAACTGCAACTAATCCTAATAATTTTTTCATCTTTTCAAGTTTTAAAGGTTATGTAAAATTACATTGTTTTAATAAACGAACAAATAATTTAACTCACTTTTTTTATTTGCTCAGTTATAGCTATTTTTGCAGGTATATTTGCAAAAAGCATACCAATTTTTTTTGGAAGCGAATGTCCAGGCTTTAGGATGGGCCATATTCCCGCTGTACGTTTCAATTCTTTTATTTCGTTAAAAGTAACGGAATAAAAGGATTTCCACTACCATCGGGGCTATTAACGAAACTATTCGCATTTTTGTAAACGTAAGTAAAGAATTTTGCGGCATGAAGTCCGTATAACCAATAACAGAAGCAACAGATATGACAATTCCGGCGCAATTTGAAGCGAAAGCAGCAGAGCAAAAGTGGTACGATTACTGGATGAAAAACAATTATTTTCATTCCAAACCAGACCACAGAACACCTTACACAATTGTAATTCCGCCACCAAACGTCACCGGAGTATTGCACATGGGACACATGCTTAACAACACGATTCAGGATGTGTTGATTCGTCGTGCCCGATTGAAAGGTTTCAACGCTTGTTGGGTACCGGGAACGGATCACGCCTCTATCGCTACGGAAGCAAAAGTGGTTGCTAAATTAAAAGCGGAAGGAATCAATAAAAATGATTTGACCCGTGAAGAATTCTTAAAGCACGCTTGGGAGTGGACCGAAAAATACGGTGGAACTATTCTGGAGCAGTTAAAACAATTAGGTTGTTCTTGTGACTGGGACAGAACGAAGTTTACCATGGATCCTGATATGTCGGCGTCCGTAATCCGTTCGTTCGTTGATTTGTATAATAAAGGTTTGATCTACAGAGGATACCGAATGGTAAACTGGGATCCGGAAGCAAAAACAACGTTGTCTGATGAAGAAGTAATTTACGAAGAAAGACAAGGTAAATTATACCATTTAAAATATCAGATTGAAGGAAGCAGCGAATTTGTAACGATTGCAACAACGCGTCCGGAAACTATTTTGGGAGATACTGCCATCTGTATCCATCCGGAAGATGAGCGTTACCAGCATCTGAAAGGTAAAAAAGCAATTGTTCCTATCTGTAACCGAGTAATTCCAATCATTTTTGATGAGTACGTGGATATGGAATTCGGAACCGGATGTCTGAAAGTTACTCCTGCTCATGATGTAAACGATAAAGAATTGGGTGTTAAGCACAATTTGGAAATCATCGATATTTTCAATGAAGACGCTACATTAAACAGTTTCGGATTGCATTATGCAGGAAAAGACCGTTTCGTGGTTCGTGAAGAAATTTCCAAAGAATTGGAAGCTATTGGCGCTTTAGCAAAAACAGAAACACATTTAAATAAAGTAGGGACTTCCGAAAGAACCAAAGCAGTAATCGAGCCAAGATTATCCGACCAATGGTTCCTGAGAATGGAAGATTTGGTAAAACCTGCCATCAAAGCGGTTTTGGAAACAGACGAAGTGAAATTATATCCTTCCCGTTTCAATAATACATACCGTCATTGGATGGAAAACATCCGTGATTGGAACATTTCCCGTCAGTTATGGTGGGGTCAGCAAATTCCGGCCTATTTCTACGGAGAAGGGAAAGAGGATTTCGTAGTGGCAGAAACTCCGGAAGCGGCATTGGAATTGGCAAAACAAAAAACAGGAAACGCTTCGTTACAGGCTTCCGATTTAAAACAGGATGCCGATGCATTAGATACATGGTTCTCATCATGGTTATGGCCAATGGCTGTTTTCGGCGGAATCATGAATCCGGACAACGAAGATTTCAAATATTATTATCCGACAAACGACTTGGTAACCGGTCCGGACATTTTGTTCTTCTGGGTAGCCCGTATGATTATTGCAGGTTACGAATATGCAGATGCTAAACCGTTCAATAATGTTTATCTGACTGGTTTGGTTCGCGATAAACAAGGTCGTAAAATGTCGAAATCCCTTGGGAATTCACCTGAACCTCTTGGACTGATTGAGAAATTCGGTGCCGATGGTGTTCGTTGCGGATTATTGTTAAGCGCTTCGGCAGGAAATGATATTTTGTTTGATGAAGAATTGTGTAATCAGGGAAAAGCTTTCGCGAATAAAATCTGGAATGCTTTCCGTTTGATTAAAGGGTGGGAGGTAGCTGATATCGCTCAGCCGGAATCGTCTAAAGTAGCTATCGAATGGTACGAAGCGAAATTGCAGAAAACGTTGGCGGAAATCGAAGATAACTTCTCGAAATACAGAATTTCAGATGCCTTGATGGCAACCTATAAATTGGTTTGGGATGATTTCTGTTCCTGGTTCCTTGAAATGATTAAACCGGGTTACCAACAACCAATTGACCAAACAACTTTCGATAAAGCGATTGAAATGTTGGAAACGAATTTAAAATTACTGCACCCATTTATGCCGTTCTTGACAGAGGAAATCTGGCATCACATCGCTGAAAGAACTCCGGAGCAGGCGTTGATTGTTGCTGAATGGCCAAATGTGACTTCAGCAAATGAAGCATTGATTTCTGATTTCGATTTTGCTACAGAAGTAATTTCAGGTGTTAGAACCATCCGCAAAGACAAAAACATTCCATTCAAGGATGCTATCGAGCTGAAAGTGGTTAACAATGAAAAAGTATCAGTATTCTTTGATTCGGTAATTATGAAATTAGGAAACGTTTCTGCTTTGGATTATGTGTCTGAAAAAGTAGATGGGGCTTTGTCTTACCGCGTGAAATCAAACGAGTATTTTATCCCAATTACAGGTAATGTCGATATCGATGCCGAAATTGGTAAACTGACTGAAGAACTAAATTACATAAAAGGTTTTTTGAAGTCGGTTCAAGCGAAATTGTCCAATGAGAAATTCGTTGCTGGCGCACCTGAGAAAGTAATCGAAATGGAGCGCAAAAAAGAAGCTGATGCTTTGGCAAAGATCACTACATTAGAGCAGAGTCTTGCATGTTTAAAATAAGAGCCATCTTTAAAATGGTTTATAAAAAAATCCCAAGCGAAAGCTTGGGATTTTTTAGTTTTATTTTTATGGATAAGACTAATAATGTTAAAGGTAACTATCGAATGCTGTGATATTATTTTGTAGCAAACTCTTTTCGAAATTGAAGATACCTTATAAAATATTGGATTTTAGATTGTTTAGACTGCAAGTTCTTTCCAACAATAAACAACTGAATATAATGGCATTATTTTGTTTTAATTTTTGTTGTATGTGTTTTGTTTAAAATCTTTAATAAGAGGTTATTGTTAAAAAAAACAAATACGATTAACAAATATTTTCGTAAATTTGATAGGGAGCGTTTCCTTTATCAAACTCTACAGGTTAGTACAAATCAAAATTATTTTAATTATGAAAAATCTTACTTTTAAAGCGTCAATGTTATTGCTGCTGTTTGGAAGTGTTTTGTATGGACAAACAGCAGAAGCAGTAAAAACTGGAGAAGTCACCCCTGTAGTTCAGGATACTGTCGTGGACAGTAATCTTCGTGATGTACCATGGTATGTGGAAAGATATAGGATATCGGTAGGTGGTTACGAAATGTTAAACAATACCAATATAAGTATTGAAGGTACTTCCGGTAGGGGAACTGATGTTGATTTTGAGAGGGATTTAGGATTTGATAAGAAAAATACAACTATTTTAGCCGAATTTGAATGGCGATCCTCCAGTCGTTCGCGTTTTACTCTCAATTATTTCAATTCCCGAAGAAACAGTAGCAGAACACTGGACAGAGATATTACAATAGGAGATGAAACCTATTTTATAAATACTAGTTTGAATACGAGTCTTGAAACCAATTTTTTTCGTTTTTCTTATGGATATGCCATTTTTAGTAAACCAAAGTACGAGGTTGGGTTATTGATTGGTACCCACACAATTACTACAAAAATTGGAGTAGAGGTTCAGGGTGAAACGGCTGATATTGATAGAAACAAAACATTTGATGCAGTAGCGCCTCTAGTTGATTTTGGGATATGGGGCGGATATGCTTTTACCGATAGGTTTGCCTTGAGAGGTGAAATAAATTATTTTCAGTTAAGAATTGATACTTTTGATGGGAAAACTTTTGGCTACAATGTGGCAGGTGTCTACAGAGTTTGGAAGAAACTCGATGTGGCCCTCGGTTACGGCGGTTTGGATCTAAATGTGAATTTTAATCAAGATAGAGCAGATTACGATATTGATTGGGGACATAACGGTTTAATGTTATATGCAAGTTATTCATTCGGTAATAAAAAATGGAGATAAATTTCGTTTTCTGATGATGAAAAAATAAGGCAGATAAGTTTTAAATTACTATCCTACTTAGTAATAAATGTAATGCAATTAAAATAATGATTTAACAATCTTAAAGTTT encodes the following:
- a CDS encoding pyridoxal phosphate-dependent aminotransferase translates to MPKISLKGQQMPESPIRKLVPYAEIAKKKGHKVYHLNIGQPDIKTPEVALNAVKNADITVLEYSHSAGFESYRTKLAAYYQKQNLPINTEDIIITTGGSEALLFAMGSTMDQGDEIIIPEPFYANYNGFSTASGVNVVPVISTIDTGFALPPIADFEKLITPKTKAILICNPGNPTGYLYSKEEIMQLAELVKKHDLFLIADEVYREFAYDGYTHHSVMNVPGLEEHAIMIDSVSKRFSMCGARIGCIVSKNKEVMATAMKFAQARLSPPTYAQIASEAALDTPQSYFDDVITEYKDRRDTLIAELNKIEGVKVATPKGAFYCIAKLPIKNADDFAQWLLESYDFNGETVMVAPAAGFYSTKGVGLDEVRIAYVLKKEDLIKSVQILNEALKVYNN
- a CDS encoding DUF1573 domain-containing protein, with product MKKLLGLVAVLAFSVASYAQQGPKIEFKAKDNTIDYGTVTRDSDNGVRTFEFTNTGDAPLIITNVQSTCGCTVPTKPTEPIMPGKTGKIDVKYNMNPGKISKTITVESNAVNYEGGKVALRIKGEVIVKEEKNVLQKEKVGPQS
- a CDS encoding valine--tRNA ligase, with the protein product MTIPAQFEAKAAEQKWYDYWMKNNYFHSKPDHRTPYTIVIPPPNVTGVLHMGHMLNNTIQDVLIRRARLKGFNACWVPGTDHASIATEAKVVAKLKAEGINKNDLTREEFLKHAWEWTEKYGGTILEQLKQLGCSCDWDRTKFTMDPDMSASVIRSFVDLYNKGLIYRGYRMVNWDPEAKTTLSDEEVIYEERQGKLYHLKYQIEGSSEFVTIATTRPETILGDTAICIHPEDERYQHLKGKKAIVPICNRVIPIIFDEYVDMEFGTGCLKVTPAHDVNDKELGVKHNLEIIDIFNEDATLNSFGLHYAGKDRFVVREEISKELEAIGALAKTETHLNKVGTSERTKAVIEPRLSDQWFLRMEDLVKPAIKAVLETDEVKLYPSRFNNTYRHWMENIRDWNISRQLWWGQQIPAYFYGEGKEDFVVAETPEAALELAKQKTGNASLQASDLKQDADALDTWFSSWLWPMAVFGGIMNPDNEDFKYYYPTNDLVTGPDILFFWVARMIIAGYEYADAKPFNNVYLTGLVRDKQGRKMSKSLGNSPEPLGLIEKFGADGVRCGLLLSASAGNDILFDEELCNQGKAFANKIWNAFRLIKGWEVADIAQPESSKVAIEWYEAKLQKTLAEIEDNFSKYRISDALMATYKLVWDDFCSWFLEMIKPGYQQPIDQTTFDKAIEMLETNLKLLHPFMPFLTEEIWHHIAERTPEQALIVAEWPNVTSANEALISDFDFATEVISGVRTIRKDKNIPFKDAIELKVVNNEKVSVFFDSVIMKLGNVSALDYVSEKVDGALSYRVKSNEYFIPITGNVDIDAEIGKLTEELNYIKGFLKSVQAKLSNEKFVAGAPEKVIEMERKKEADALAKITTLEQSLACLK
- a CDS encoding PDZ domain-containing protein; this translates as MRAIVFVFFLMLFKSVSGQNGFQFDSDKDMIVIPFTFVDNLIIMPVEINGTKLNMLLDSGSEPSIIFSFPENDTIQLYNTKKIKISGLGNEELAEGIFSDKNTANVSGYINKQFDLLVILDENLNFSSRIGIPVNGVLGYSFFKNNVIEIDYQKKKVTIYKDRKILEKSRVKSFTQLPINVVNDRAYLNVKAKLDGKEFDLKLLVDTGLGDGLWLFENGEIKSNSNYFEDVLGEGIGGTVFGKKSRLEELEFAKFKFKSPLVSYPDTASYKQLQLVTSRNGSLGGAMLKRFTMIMDYSGGQLYLKKSSYYDDAFNYNMSGIEVQHEGIEWVKEGMIRNSKPNNTLNVNDIVFDNSHLKYKFALKPVYTIASVRKDSPAEVAGLKIGDKILKINGKNVSNLSKQKIDNMLHEEDGKKIEMEIERKGVKKEMKFKLKKIL